The proteins below come from a single Mustela nigripes isolate SB6536 chromosome 14, MUSNIG.SB6536, whole genome shotgun sequence genomic window:
- the GPR61 gene encoding G-protein coupled receptor 61 yields the protein MESSPIPQSSGNSSTLGKVPQTPGPSTASGVPEVGLRDVASESVALFFMLLLDLIAVAGNAAVMAVIAKTPALRKFVFVFHLCLVDLLAALTLMPLAMLSSSALFDHDLFGEVACRLYLFLSICFVSLAILSVSAINVERYYYVVHPMRYEVRMTLGLVASVLVGVWVKALAMASVPVLGRASREEGALSVPPGCSLQWSRSAYCQLFVVVFAVLYFLLPLLLILVVYCSMFRVARVAAMQHGPLPTWMETPRQRSESLSSRSTMVTSSGAPQTTPHRTFGGGKAAVVLLAVGGQFLLCWLPYFSFHLYIALSAQPISTGQVENVVTWIGYFCFTSNPFFYGCLNRQIRGELSKQFVCFFKPAPEEELRLPSREGSIEENFLQFLQGTGCPTESWVSRPLPSPKQETPAVDFRIPGQIAEETSEFLEQQLTSDIIMSDSYLRPAPSPRLES from the coding sequence ATGGAgtcctctcccatcccccagtcATCAGGGAACTCTTCCACTCTGGGGAAGGTCCCTCAAACCCCAGGTCCCTCTACTGCCAGTGGGGTCCCAGAGGTGGGGCTGCGGGACGTGGCCTCGGAATCTGTAGCCCTTTTCTTCATGCTCCTGCTGGACTTGATCGCTGTGGCTGGCAATGCTGCTGTGATGGCTGTTATCGCCAAGACACCCGCCCTCCGAAAATTTGTCTTCGTCTTCCACCTCTGCCTGGTGGACCTGCTGGCCGCCCTGACCCTCATGCCCCTGGCCATGCTCTCCAGTTCTGCCCTCTTTGACCATGACCTCTTCGGGGAGGTCGCCTGCCGCCTCTATTTGTTCCTGAGCATATGCTTCGTCAGCCTGGCCATTCTCTCGGTGTCGGCCATCAATGTGGAACGCTACTATTATGTTGTCCATCCCATGCGCTATGAGGTGCGCATGACGCTGGGGCTGGTGGCCTCTGTATTGGTGGGCGTGTGGGTGAAAGCCTTGGCCATGGCTTCTGTGCCAGTGTTGGGAAGGGCCTCCCGGGAGGAGGGAGCTCTCAGCGTCCCCCCAGGCTGCTCACTCCAATGGAGCCGCAGTGCCTACTGCCAGCTTTTCGTGGTGGTCTTTGCTGTCCTTTACTTCCTGTTGCCTCTGCTCCTCATCCTTGTGGTCTACTGCAGCATGTTCCGAGTAGCCCGAGTGGCAGCCATGCAGCACGGACCGCTGCCCACGTGGATGGAGACACCCCGGCAACGCTCTGAGTCTCTCAGCAGCCGCTCCACTATGGTCACCAGCTCGGGGGCCCCCCAGACCACCCCACACCGGACGTTCGGGGGAGGGAAGGCTGCAGTGGTCCTCCTGGCTGTGGGGGGACAGTTCCTGCTCTGTTGGTTGCCCTACTTTTCTTTCCACCTCTACATTGCCCTGAGTGCTCAGCCCATTTCGACTGGGCAGGTGGAGAATGTCGTGACCTGGATAGGCTACTTCTGCTTCACTTCCAACCCGTTCTTTTATGGATGTCTCAACCGGCAGATCCGAGGGGAGCTCAGCAAGCAGTTTGTCTGCTTCTTCAAGCCGGCTCCAGAGGAGGAGCTGAGGCTACCAAGCCGGGAGGGCTCCATTGAAGAGAACTTTCTGCAGTTCCTTCAGGGTACAGGCTGTCCCACGGAGTCCTGGGTTTCCcgacccctccccagccccaagcAGGAGACACCTGCTGTGGACTTTCGAATTCCAGGCCAGATAGCTGAAGAGACCTCTGAGTTCCTGGAGCAACAACTCACCAGCGACATCATCATGTCGGACAGCTACCTCCGTCCCGCCCCCTCACCTCGACTGGAATCATGA